The Iamia sp. SCSIO 61187 genomic sequence CGAGAAGGCTGTCGATGACGACTTGCACGCGTTCCGGCGCGAGACCGGCGGCACTGCCGAGCTCGGTCGCTGTGAGACGTTGTCCGGCGCGGATCGCCGCGAGGCCCGCGCGTTGAACGGCGAGTTCGTCGCGGTGCCCGTCGAGCGGCAAAGTCCGGTCAGGCGCTGTGGTCACGATGTGGCTCTGTCTGTGGCGGCGCCCGGGAGGCCCTCAACGTCACAGCAGGGCCTGTCAGATGGTCTGTGTAGGAGCTCCTCTTCCATGAGGTAGTGAACGTGTCCATGACCGATGACGAGGTCGAGCGGTCGGCTGAGCGGGCTGCTGTGCAGCAGCTCGTCGATGCCGGACTGCTCGACGATCTGATGTCCCGGGTTGATGCCGGGGAGGTGCAGCTGACCGGCGAGGGCGGCTTCTTGCCCGAGATGATCAAGGCCGTCCTCGAACGGGGTCTGGCCGCTGAGCTGACCGGCCATCTCGGCTACGAGCGGGGCGACCCGGCCGGACGGGGGTCGGGGAACTCGCGCAACGGCTCCACGCCGAAGACGGTGGCGACCGAGGTCGGCGATGTCGATCTGGCCACGCCCCGGGACCGGCTCGGGACCTTCGAACCCCGGCTGGTCCCGAAGGGCGCCCGGCGGACCGGGGGCCTCGACGAGATGATCATCTCGCTCTACGCCGGCGGCATGACCATCCGCGACATCGGCGCTCACCTGGCCCGGACGCTGGGCACCGAGCTGAGCCACGAGACGATCTCGAAGATCACCGACGCCGTGCTCGAGGAGGTCAAGGCCTGGCAGAGCAGGCCGCTCGAGGAGCTCTACCCGGTGATCTACCTCGACGCTCTGGTGGTCAAGGTCCGAGACGGCCATCAGGTCCGCAACAAGGCCGCCCACATCGCCGTCGGCGTCGATCTCGACGGCATCAAGCACGTGCTGGGGATCTGGGTCCAGGCCAACGAAGGGGCCAAGTTCTGGGCGGCGGTCTGCGCCGAGCTGGCCAACAGGGGCGTCCGAGACGTCCTCATCGTCTGCTGCGACGGGCTCACCGGGTTCCCCGAGGCCATCGAGGCGACCTGGCCCCAGGCCACCGTGCAGACCTGCGTCGTGCACCTCATCCGGGCCTCGATGCGCTTCGTGTCCTACAAGGACCGCCGAGCCGTCGCCGCTGCGCTCAAGCTCGTCTACACCGCCCCCAACGCCGAGGTCGCCGAGGCCGCCTTGCTCGAGTTCGCCGAGTCAGACCTCGGTCAGCGCTACCCGGCCACGGTCTCGACCTGGACCGCCGCGTGGGAGCGGTTCATCCCGTTCCTCGAGTTCCCGCCGGCGCTGCGCAAGGTGATCTACACGACCAACACGATCGAGTCGCTGAACTACCAGCTCCGCAAGATCATCAAGAACCGCGGTCACTTCCCCAACGACGACGCCGTCGTGAAGCTCCTCTGGCTCGCCATCCGAGACATCGAAGACAAGCGGGCCCGCCAACGCGCCGCCGAAGCCGGCAAGGCCCGCAACAAGCGCACCGCCCCCGGCCACCTGGTCGAAGGCGCCGCCACCCACGGATGGCGACCCGCCCTCGGCGCCCTCACCATCGCCTACCCCGACCGCCTCGCCGGCCGGATCTGACCCCCCAACCACGAGCTGCTTACACAGAAGTCTTGACAGGCCCTCACAGCAGGCGTGAGCGTCGTGTCGCCGGGCGACGACGAGCGCGCCGACGAGAAGCCCCGCCACCACGCCGAGCCCGATCGATCCGCCCATCCATCTGACGGTGACCGGCAGGCTTCCGGCCGTGGCGAGGGCGGTCAACGAGCAACACAGCGCCATGCCCACTGCGGACACGGCACCGAACCGGACCGCGTCGGGCGCTCTCACAGGCCCATGGCCTCGCGAAGCTGTTCCGTGGACGGCGCGCCCTGGACGCCGTCGGCCGACACGAACACCCGACATGCCCACGACGTCTCGGTGCCCGGCTCGACGAACGGGTCGACACCGTCGATGAGAATCGTCGGCGAGCCGTGCAATCCTGCAGCTTCCGCTTCGCCCGGGTCGGCGACACGTTGGCTGACCACGCGGATCTCGGGATCACCGTCGCTGACCTCGCGCACGCGTTGCTCGGCGAGGCCGACGTTCGGGCAGTCCTCGAAATACAGGATGCGAACCTCCATGCGCCCACCCTAAACCTTCCCGTGCACTGGAAGGTCAAGGGGTCTAGGGTTCGCTCGTGCGCATCGGTGAGCTGAGCGAACGCAGTGGCGTGCCCACCAAGACCATCAGGTACTGGGAGCAATCCGGGCTCGTCGCCGAACCTGCTCGCACCGGTTCCGGCTACCGCGACTACCACGATGACACGCTCGCGGTGTTGCGCTTCGTGCGATCCGCGCAGGCGGCAGGCTTCACCGTCGCCGAGATCGCGCAGATCATCGACATCCGCTCCCGTGGCGAGGCGCCCTGCGAACACGTGACCACGTTGATCGACCGGCACCTCGCGGACATCGACCAGCGCTTGGCCGAGCTGCGCCAGGTCCGCACCCAACTGCGAGCACTCGCCGCCAACGCCAACGCGCTCGACCCGGCGCGCTGCACCGACTCCCCCGTCTGCCAGATCATCGACAGCACCTGACCAACCGCGCCTGCCACGCGAGTTCAATTTCCTCGACCCAAGCGGAAGCTGTGTGCGGATCGGGCGCAACAGCTGAACTGGGCCCGGAGGTCACCAGCGATCGGTCGCTGTACTCCCAGCAGCCGAAAGCAGACTCAGCTGGAGGCGCGCATCTGCCGGAAGCGGCGCCGCCAGGGGTGGCAGTCGAGTTGCTTGCTGCGTGACCGACGACCCGGCCCGAGTCCGCTCCGCGATGATGAGAACCATGGCCGACCCCTCCCGTCGCTTCACGGCGACCGTTGTCAGCAACGCAAAGCGGCGCGTCCTCGTACCGCTTCCCTTCGCGCCCGACGACGCCTGGGGCCACAAGCCCTCGCATCCCGTGGCCGGCTCCGTGAACGGCATGGGTGTCCGAGCCGTCGTCGAAGCGATCGACGACGGATGGGGGATCGTGCTCGGACCGGCGTGGCGACGCGACTGCGGAATCGCTCCCGGTGACGAGGTCGACGTCGTTCTCTACCCCGAAGGGCCCCAACGCGACGACCTTGCCGATGACATCGCCGCAGCGCTCGCGGCCGAACCCGACGCCGCTGCGTTCTTCGACGGGCTGGCCCAGTTCTACCGCCGCGCCTACCTCCGCTGGATCGACGCCACCAAGCGTCGACCAGACCTTCGCGCCGAACGCATCGTCGAAGTCGTCGACCTTCTCAAGGCGGGCATCAAGGAACGTCCCCGGTGAGAGGCAACTGCGACGGTGCTCAGCGAACGATGAGCGACCCGAAGTCCGGTCGCCGTGGGCAACTCAAGGCTTCTACACTCTCTTCTACACCGCGGGCTGGGATTCGCTGGTCCGCAGTGGTACGGACTGGCACGACGAATGCGCGAAAGCCCCTCATAACCCGAAGGTCGTGGGTTCAAATCCCACCCCCGCCACCATTTGAATGTGCTGGTCAGGCCCCACTTCTCGGAGTGGGGCCTGCTGCTTGTTCGGGGTGGGGTCTACCGGGTGATCTACCGGCTCGGGCGGGTGCGGCTCGCTGACCTGGGGCTTCGTTCGGATCGTGCCGGTAGACGTCTACCGGGCGTGGGCGGCGAGGAGGGCGGCGAACTGCTGGGCGGCCGCCGCGCTCATCCCGGGGAGCAGGTGCTGGTAGGTGTGGATGGTGAAGGCGACGTTGGCGTGGCCGAGCCGTTCGCTGACGACCTTGACGGGCACGCCGTCCATGATCAGCAGCGAGGCGTGGGTGTGGCGCAGGTCGTGGAAGCGGATCCGTGTCAGGTCGGGCATCGTCCGCTGGAGGCGGTCGAAGAGCTGGCTGAGGGACTCGGGGTTGAGGAACCGTCCGGCGGTGTTGAGGAACATCCAGTCATCCGCGCCGTGGGCCAGGCCTTCACGGCGCAGGTGTCGCCGCCACCGTGCAAGGACATCCATCGTCGCGTCGTCGAGGTCGATGCAGCGGCGGCTGGTGCGCGTCTTGACCGGGAACTCGACCGGGTGGCCGGCGATGCTCTGGAGGGTGCGGCTGATCGACAGGCGCTGGTTCGTCCGGTCGAGATCGGACCACCTCAACCCGGCGACTTCACCGCGGCGCATCCCGGTGCAGGCAGTGAGGTGCAGCGCCGGGTACAGCCGGTGTCGGCGCGCCGAACCCAGGAACGACGCCAGTTCGGCAGCGGTCCAGGACCGGGGGACGGTGCGGGTCTGGCGCTTGTGGCGGGCGTTGGTGGCATAGGCGACGTTGCCGTCGACGAGCTGGCGGCGGATGGCCAGATCGAGGCTCGACCGCACGATCACGTGGACCTCGTGGACGGTCTTGGGGGCGAGGCCGGTGCCGTGTCGGCCGCCGGTCGTGGCGAGTTGGTCGTAGAGGCCGTCGAGGTGGTCGGCGCGAAGCCGCCGGAGCGGCACGTGGCCGATGGCGGGGTTGATGTAGTTGTCGACCATCCACGTGTAGCGGTACGAGGTGGACGCTCGAACGTGGCGTCGCTTGGTGGGCAACCAGGTGTCGGTGAGGAACTCGCCGAGATGGACCGGTCCACCCCGCCGCGGTGCTGAGCCGGCGGCGTCGCGTTCGATGCGGGCGGCCATCGCTTCGGCGTCGTGACGGTCCCGGCCGGCGGGATGCCATCGTCGTCGTTCCCGGCCGGTGAGGGGGTCGAGGCCGTCGTAGGCGACGACGTAGAAGCGGTCCTTGCGTTCGATGATGTAGGCCATCGCCGAAGCGTGGAAGGGTGACCACTTCGGTACCAACCCCACGAGCCCCTCGGGAAGATGACCTCCGCCGGGGGAGGTGCCCACACGCCAGCCTGGGCGGCTCGTCTCGGGGTCAGCTGGCTTGCATTGCGGCGGCCGGGCGGAAGGGCTCGGCGAGCTGGCCAGTGAGCGTGGTGGGGTAGTCGGGTCGTCCGGCGATGCCGAGGTCGTCGGAGGTGACCACGGCCCGGGTGTTTGCCGGGGTGTAGGTGCCCATGGCTCGGTCCCACAGGAGGGTGAAGAGCCCGAAGTTGACGTCGCCCTGGCCGGGGTAGCGAAGGTGGTGGAGGCGGTGCCCGGCGTTGATGGCCAGCCAGCGTTCGAGCGGGCCACTGATGTAGTCGATGTTGGCGTGTTGCACGAGGAGCTGGATGGCGACGCAGCCGGCGACCGCGACGGCGACGGGTTGGGGGATGCCGATGAGGAGGAGCGGGGCGACGCCGGCGGTCATCTCGATGGCTTGGTGGATCGGGTGCTTCATGAGCCCGTTGAGTCCGTAGAAGCGCGTCACGCTGTGATGGACGGCATGGAAACGCCACAGTCCACCGAAGCGGTGGCTGGCGGCGTGGGCGAAGGTGATGCCGGCGTCGAGCACCAACACCGCACCGAGGACTTGAACGACGAAGGGCAGGTCGCTCGGCCACAGGTCGGCGAGCGTGAGCGTGCTGGCGAGCAGCGGGAGCAGCGCAACGCTGGCGACGTTGAGGGATTCGTTGAGAGCGGCGTAGAGGAAGTCGCGGCCAGTGTCGTCTCGGTCGACGTTCCAGTCTTGGTCGTACGGGGCGAGGCGCTCGGCGAGGAAGGTCCAAGCCAACGCCATGACGATCACGGCGATGACCGCCCAGTCGCGGCCGGTTGCGGCGGCCCAGAGCACGATCCCGTCCGCCCCGACCAGAAGCAGCGGGAGGTGGGTGTAGCGAATCACCGATCGCACCGTGCCGTCGGTCGTTGTAGGGGTCATGGTCTCGAGCATGGGGGAAGAGAGCCGTGCGGGCTTGTAGGCAGATGCCGCGTTCAATCGGGTGGCTGGAATCGGGTGGCGGCGAGCAGGTCGGTGGGGGCGAGCCCGAAGTGATCACGGAAGGTGTGGGTGAGATGCGCGCTGTCGGCGAACCCGGCGTCATGTGCGGCAGCGGTGAGCGACGTGCCCTGGGCGAGGGCTTCGACGGCGTGCAGCATCCGGACCCACCGCCGGTAGCTGCGCAGCGGGATGCCGACCTCTCGGGCGAAGCGCTGCGAGAAGCGGCTGGGGGACAGGCCGGTGCGGGCGGCGAGCTCGACCAGGGTGCCGGCGTCGGGGTCATCGGCGAGCTCTGCGAGCACGGCGGCGACCGCAGGCGTCACCGGCGCCGCGGTGACGGTGGTGTCGTCGACCAGTGCGAGGACCTCGCTGACGATCTGCCCGCCGTCGCCGACCGGTGCTGGGGTGAGGGTGTCGGCACCGACGGGCCGGCCGTCGCAACGCGCGGAGAGGCGGCGCCCAGCGGCGCTGTCGCCGTCGACGAAGACGATGGTCGCGGTCCCCGAGGAGGCGATCGCATGGGCGAGGTCGGACGGGATGGTGATCGTCGGGGCCCTCAGCACGGTCGAGGAGGCGTCGCGGCCGTGGGCGACGGTCACGTCGGTGGTCGAGGAGATGATCTGCACAGCGTGATGGGCGTGGCGACCGGTCGGTCCGTAGACACCGGTGTAGCGAAGCCACCACGGCCCGACCGCGACGAGTCCGCCCCAGCCGGCGCGGCGCTCAGCCACAGCCACGCTCCAGCGCACGATCCGAGACGACCGACTTCACAAACATTGACTCTACGGTATCTACCGTTATCATCGCCCTATGCCGTTGCTTCGTTCCCCTGAGGAGGTGCTGCCCGGGAAGGGCAGCCGACGGGCGGATCCGCCGGTGCGGGGCGCGTCGGGTGAGCGGATGTCGACTGATGTCCAGCTCGCAGCGCAGCTGTTCCGGGGGTTCGCTGATCCCATCCGCCTCGCCATCCTCGACCAGCTCAGCGGCGGCGAGCTACGAGTCACGGACCTGGCGAAGCGGTTGGAGGGATCCCAGAGCAACATCTCGGGGCACCTGCAGTGCTTGAAGGGGTGCGGGTTGGTGACCGACCGGCCCGACGGCCGTCAGGTCTTCTACCGGATCGCCCGCCCCGAGGTGGTGGCGGTGTTGCGCTCCGGCGCCCAGTTGCTGGCGTGTGACGGCGTGGAGATCTCCTTGTGCCCGAACTACCAGGCGGCCGAATGAACAGCCCCGATCCCCTCGGGTCCGCCGCCGACGTCGATCACGACGACGATGTCGACGACGATGATGACGTAGAGCACGTGTGGGAGAGCCGGGAGGTGCGCTGGTCGGCGCTCGCCGGGCTCTTGCTGGTCGTCGGATTCGTCGCCGGCCGCTTCGACGCCCCCGACATCGCGGTCACCGGTCTGTACGTGGCCTCGACGGTGGCGGGGTTGCGGTTCTTCGCGCTCGAGGCGGTCACCGAGCTGGTGCGCGATCGGGTGATCGGCATCGAGCTGTTGATGACCGTCGGCACTCTCGCCGCGGGCAGCCTCGGCGAGTGGGGCGAGGCCGCCACGCTCGCGTTCCTGTACTCAATCTCCGAAGCGCTCGAAGAGTTCACCGAGGACCGCACCCGCAACGCCATCCGCGCCCTGATGGACCTCGCCCCCAAACGCGTGAACCGACTGCGTGACGGCGTCGAGGAAGAGATCGACCTCGACGCGCTGGCGGTGGGGGACCGGTTCGTGGTGCGCCCCGGCGAAGGACTCGGCACCGACGGCGTCATCGTCGAGGGCCGCTCCGCGCTCAACGAGGCAGCCATCACCGGCGAATCGGCGCCGGTCGAGAAGCAGACCGGCGACAAGGTGTTCGCCGGCACCCTCAACACCACCGGCGCGCTGGTCGTGGAGGCAACCGCGACCTCGGCGGACAACACGCTGGCCAAGATCGTGCACCTCGTCAGCGAAGCCCAAGAACAAAAGGGCCGGGGCGAGAAGTTCATGGACCGCTTCGCCCGCCGGTACTCACCGGCCGTGCTCGCCGGCGGGTTCGCCGTCGCCGTCGGGGGCGGTGCCCTCACCGGCGAGTGGTCCGAATGGGTGGCCCGGGCGGCGACGGTGATCGTCGCCGCCGCCCCATGCGCGCTGGTGATCTCGATCCCGGTCAGCTACGTCGCCGCCATCGGCAACGCCAGCCGCAAAGGCATCCTCATCAAAGGCGGCATCTACCTCGAAGAGCTCGCCCGGCTCACCGTGCTGGCGCTCGACAAGACCGGAACTCTCACCCAGGGCCAGCCCCGAGTCGTCGACGTCATCCCCGCCCCCGGCGAGACCGAACACACAGTGCTGGCAGCTGCGTCGGTCGTCGAGCAGCGTTCCGAGCACCCCCTCGCCAAAGCCGTGATGATCCGCACCCGCGACCTCGGCATCGCCACCACATCGGCCGGCGACACCTTCGAGGCCCTCGTCGGCGCCGGCGCCCAAGCCTCCGCCGACGGCCACCGCTACCTGGTCGGATCGCCCGCCCTCATGGAAGACCGCGGGCTCGCACTGAACGGGCTGCGCGACCGCGTCGAGCAACTCGAGACCTCCGGCCAAACCGCGATCGTGACCGCCGTCGATGACCGGGTCCTCGGCGTGATCGGCATCGCCGACGTCATCCGCCCGCAAGCCGTCGACGCCATCGCCGAGCTCCGCCAGGAGGGGGTCGACCGGATCGTGATGCTCACCGGGGACAACGCCCGCACCGGCGCCGCGGTCGCGAGCCAGGTCGGCATCGACGAGGTGCACGCCCACCTCAAGCCCGAAGACAAGTCCCGACTCATCGCCGAACTCGCCCGCAGCGGACACGTCGGCATGGTCGGCGACGGCGTCAACGACGCGCCCGCCCTCGCCGCCGCGTCGGTCGGCATCGCGATGGGCACCGCCGGCAGCGATGTCGCCCTCGAAACCGCCGATGTCGCCCTGATGGCCGATGACCTGTCCAAGCTCACCGAGGCCCTGCGCATCGGGCGCCGCACCCGCCGAGTCGTGGCCCAGAACATCGCGCTCAGCCTCGTCATCCTCGCCGTGCTCGTCCCCGGCGCCCTCTTCGGGGTGTTCGGCCTGCCAGTCGCGGTGCTCGCCCACGAACTCTCCGAGCTCGCCGTGATCGCCAACGGACTCCGGCTCGCCCGCAAATGACCACCGACCTCTCCGGCCCGTCCCGACGCAAGCACTTCACCCTCGTGGCCACCGCGGCCGCCGTGTTCGCCATCGACCTCGCCACCAAGATCGCGGCGAGCGCCGCGCTCGCCGACCGCGACATCGACCTGCCGGGCCCGCTCGATCTCCGCCTCTCCCACAACCCCGGCGTCGCGTTCGGCATGGGCACCGACACCCCGACGTGGCTGGTCCTCACCCTCACCGGCGCCGTCGCCGCCGGCATCGCCGTCGCGGCGTGGCGAGGCCTGTTCGCCAGCTCCATCGCTGCGGGCGTCGTCGTCGGCGGCGCACTGGCCAACGTCGCCGACCGGTCGCAAGCCGGCACCGTCGTCGACATGCTCTACACCGGCTGGTGCCCGACCTTCAACGTCGCCGACATCGCCATCGTCTGTGGAGCGTTCGCGCTTGCGGCCACAGCCTGGCGCGCCCCACCCGACGAGCCAGCGACCGTGCCATGACCGACACCGACCCGACTGCCATCGAACGCACCGTGGTCTTCATCGACCTCGCCGGGTTCACCGTGGCCACCGCCGCCCACGGCGACGAGACGGCCGCCGACCTCGCCGAGCGGCTCGGCGAGCTCACCACCACCTCCCTCGGCGACGGCGACCAACTGGTGAAGGGCATCGGCGACGCCGTCATGCTGGTCTCCAACAGCTCGCATGAAGCTCTCGCTCTCGCCGGGCGGATCTGCCACCTCGCCGATCACGAGGCCGCCTTCCCGCTCCTGCGCATCGGACTCCACCACGGGCCGGTCGTGGAACGCGGCGGCGACTGGTTCGGAGCCACCGTCAACGTCGCGGCCCGCATCGCCGCCCTCGCGCAACCCGACCAAGTGGTCGCCACCGCTGCGGTCGCCGACGCCGCCGAGCACGCCGGCATGGCCGTCGCCGCCCTCGGACCGACCGCGCTTCGCGGTATCCCCGAACCGGTCGACCTCTACGCCATCACCTCATGTCCCGCTCTGCCCGACCGTTCCGTCGATCCCATCTGCCAGATGGCAGTCGCAAGATCCAGCGCCGCCGCCACCCGCACCGTCAACGGTGTCGAACACCTGTTCTGCTCGCCCGAATGCGTTAGGACCTTCGACCGCCTCCCCACCGGCGAGCAGTGACCGGCGCGCATAGCTGACAATCCCGCGCGTGCCTGTGTTCGGCTCGACATGGTGACCTGCGCGACCTCGCACGCATTCGGATGACTCTGCATCGCGGTGCAGAAGTGCGATCAGTCGGCGGACCAAGGTGCCCTCCGCCACCACATCGGGCCCAAGGTCCCTTCCGCCACGGAGGGATGTGGCGCACGATCACCTCATGGCAGCCGACGAAGTCACCACCGAACCCGCCGAGACCCCCGCCGCGGTCACCGTCCCGTCGAAGCGGAGCTGGCTGCTCGTCGGTGGGATCCTGATCGCGGTGCTGGTGCTCGCCGTCGGGGCGTGGGCGATCGTGTCCCCTGGGGTGGTGTAGGTCGGCGGGGTCCACCACTTGGGTGGGCCACCGGCGAGATCCTCGACGTGTCCTAGCCGGGATACGAACAAGGAGACACCGCCGGTGGCCCTCTCAGAGTCTGACCTGTCCGAGCTGCTCGACGCGTTGCGCGCCGGGGAGCTGACCGACACCATCCGCACGAGCCTGGAGTGGATCCTCCAGCAGTTGATCGAGGCCGAAGCGACCGCCGTGATAGGCGCCGCGCCCCATGAACGCACCGACGCCCGGACCGCGCAGCGCAACGGGCACCGCCCCCGGTTGTTGGCGACCCCGGCCGGTGACGTCGAGCTCAAGATCCCCAAGCTGCGGACTGGGTCGTTCTTCCCGTCGCTGCTCGAGCGGCGCCGCCGCATCGACCGGGCCCTGTTCGCAGTGGTCATGGAGGCCTGGGTCCACGGCGTCTCGACGCGCAAGGTCGACGACCTCGTCGCCGCCCTCGGTGTCAGCTCGGGGATCTCCAAGTCAGAGGTGTCGCGGATCTGCGCCGAGCTCGACCGGGACCTCGAGGCGTTCCGCACCCGCTCGCTGGGCCATGTCGAGTTCCCGTACGTGTTCGCCGATGCCACCTACGTCAAGGGTCGCATCAACGGCCGCGTCGTGTCCCGAGCCGTGGTGGTCGCCACCGGCGTGACCGCCAACGGCGACCGGGAGGTCCTTGGCGTCGAGGTCGGCGACAGTGAGTCCGGGGCCTTCTGGACCGCGTTCTTCAAGGGCCTCCGCGCCCGGGGCCTGGCCGGGGTGCAGCTGGTGATCTCCGATCACCACCTCGGCCTCAAGGCCGCGATCGAGTCGACCTTCGTGGGCTCGGCGTGGCAGCGCTGCCGGGTCCACTTCATGCGCAACGTCCTCGCTCGCGTGCCGAAGGCGTCGGTCGAGATGGTCGCCGCCGCCATCCGGACCGTGTTCGCCCAACCCGACGCCGCCCACGTCCGCGCCCAGCTCGACGAAGTCCAGGCCATGCTTGCCGCCCAGTTCCCCGACGTTGCGGCCCTCCTCGGCGACGCCGCCGAGGACCTGTTGGCCTTCACCGCCTTCCCCCAGGCGCACTGGCGCAAGATCTGGTCGACGAACCCGCTCGAGCGGCTCAACGGCGAGATCAAGCGTCGCACCAACGTCGTCGGGATCTTCCCCAACGACGCATCGGTCGCCCGGCTCATCACCGCCGTGGTCGTCGAGACCCACGACGAATGGGCCGTCGCCGAACGCCGCTACCTCTCAGAAGCCTCCATGGCCAAGCTCTACGCCACCGCCGACACGACCGATCCCGAGGAGCCGCCCCTGGCCATCACCGCCTGAGCCACACTGATAGCCAGCGTCGAGGACCAGACCGACGCCGACCTACACCACCTCGCGGGACGCCAACGCGTGGGCCGTCGTCGCGAGCCAGGACGACGACACCCCGTCCTACGACGCTGCCCCGATCGGGTGGATGCACCAGGGCTGCCAGCAGTGGGCCGACAGCTACCAGGGCACCGGCGGCCCCGACGGCGCGTGGTGCAGCTCGATGACCGACTGGATGAACCAGCGCATGGGCCCCAACGCATCCGGCCAGAACGGGATGATGTCGGGCTCGATGATGTGGCAGGACCCCGCCTCGATGCGCGCCACGTGTGCGCAGTGGATGGGCACCAACCCCAGCGGCGTCCCCACCGGAGCCGACACCACCGAATGGTGCGATCAGATGATCGACTGGATGGACCAGCACATGGGTGACTGGGACAACTGGATGATGAACGGGCCCATGATGGGCAATCCCTGACCTGCGGGCTCGGCGGCGCTGGCCTCGAGTTGCGCACCGCCGATCATCGCCGCACTCGGCGTGACCGCCGGGCTCGCGGCCACTGCCGGCATCTTCCTCGGTCTCGCCGCGGCCATCGCCGTCGTTCTGATCCGCGGCGCCTGGATCCTCGCCCGGACACAACCGGCCCACGGGTGCCACCGAGTGCGAACCCGTGGGCGAACCAGTGCCGGTCTCGGCGCCGACCCGTCACCGCGTGCCGTGAGCCCCGCCACGGTCACCTAGAGACCATCCCGCGCAACATCGTCGGAACCAGCGAGCCCTGTTGGGGTGAGTGTCGCCCGGGCCCTCGCCCTGTTCATCATCGCCGCAGTCGCCGAGATCGGCGGTGCGTGGCTCATCTGGCAGGGCGTCCGCGAGCACCGTGGCGTGGCATGGATCGGTGCCGGGATCGCTGCGCTCGCCGCCTTTGGCTTCGTCGCCACCCTCCAGGACGACAACAACTTCGGGCGCATCCTCGCCGCCTACGGCGGCATCTTCGTCGCCGGCTCCCTTGCCTGGGGCATCGTCATGGACGGCTTCAAGCCCGACCGCTACGACTACGTCGGCGCCACCATCTGTCTCGTCGGCGTCGCCGTCATCATGTTCGCTCCGCGGGCTGCCGTCTGAGTCCCTGGTCGGTCCGAACCGCGTCGGACGACGGCACCCAGCGGCACGACCTTGCGTTCGCCTTCTCTCGTAACCCGAAGGTCCCGGGTTCAAATCCTGCCCCCACCATGTGAAAGCCCAGGTCACAGACCTGGGCTTTCGTCATTCCCGGGACGGCGTCACCGGCGACGTCTAGCGGCACGGGACCGGAGGCCATCTCGGGCTGTACCGTCGATCGTGAT encodes the following:
- a CDS encoding helix-turn-helix transcriptional regulator, translated to MLPGKGSRRADPPVRGASGERMSTDVQLAAQLFRGFADPIRLAILDQLSGGELRVTDLAKRLEGSQSNISGHLQCLKGCGLVTDRPDGRQVFYRIARPEVVAVLRSGAQLLACDGVEISLCPNYQAAE
- a CDS encoding heavy metal-responsive transcriptional regulator, whose translation is MRIGELSERSGVPTKTIRYWEQSGLVAEPARTGSGYRDYHDDTLAVLRFVRSAQAAGFTVAEIAQIIDIRSRGEAPCEHVTTLIDRHLADIDQRLAELRQVRTQLRALAANANALDPARCTDSPVCQIIDST
- a CDS encoding site-specific integrase; this translates as MAYIIERKDRFYVVAYDGLDPLTGRERRRWHPAGRDRHDAEAMAARIERDAAGSAPRRGGPVHLGEFLTDTWLPTKRRHVRASTSYRYTWMVDNYINPAIGHVPLRRLRADHLDGLYDQLATTGGRHGTGLAPKTVHEVHVIVRSSLDLAIRRQLVDGNVAYATNARHKRQTRTVPRSWTAAELASFLGSARRHRLYPALHLTACTGMRRGEVAGLRWSDLDRTNQRLSISRTLQSIAGHPVEFPVKTRTSRRCIDLDDATMDVLARWRRHLRREGLAHGADDWMFLNTAGRFLNPESLSQLFDRLQRTMPDLTRIRFHDLRHTHASLLIMDGVPVKVVSERLGHANVAFTIHTYQHLLPGMSAAAAQQFAALLAAHAR
- a CDS encoding IS256 family transposase, whose protein sequence is MTDDEVERSAERAAVQQLVDAGLLDDLMSRVDAGEVQLTGEGGFLPEMIKAVLERGLAAELTGHLGYERGDPAGRGSGNSRNGSTPKTVATEVGDVDLATPRDRLGTFEPRLVPKGARRTGGLDEMIISLYAGGMTIRDIGAHLARTLGTELSHETISKITDAVLEEVKAWQSRPLEELYPVIYLDALVVKVRDGHQVRNKAAHIAVGVDLDGIKHVLGIWVQANEGAKFWAAVCAELANRGVRDVLIVCCDGLTGFPEAIEATWPQATVQTCVVHLIRASMRFVSYKDRRAVAAALKLVYTAPNAEVAEAALLEFAESDLGQRYPATVSTWTAAWERFIPFLEFPPALRKVIYTTNTIESLNYQLRKIIKNRGHFPNDDAVVKLLWLAIRDIEDKRARQRAAEAGKARNKRTAPGHLVEGAATHGWRPALGALTIAYPDRLAGRI
- a CDS encoding sterol desaturase family protein, with the translated sequence MLETMTPTTTDGTVRSVIRYTHLPLLLVGADGIVLWAAATGRDWAVIAVIVMALAWTFLAERLAPYDQDWNVDRDDTGRDFLYAALNESLNVASVALLPLLASTLTLADLWPSDLPFVVQVLGAVLVLDAGITFAHAASHRFGGLWRFHAVHHSVTRFYGLNGLMKHPIHQAIEMTAGVAPLLLIGIPQPVAVAVAGCVAIQLLVQHANIDYISGPLERWLAINAGHRLHHLRYPGQGDVNFGLFTLLWDRAMGTYTPANTRAVVTSDDLGIAGRPDYPTTLTGQLAEPFRPAAAMQAS
- a CDS encoding helix-turn-helix domain-containing protein gives rise to the protein MAERRAGWGGLVAVGPWWLRYTGVYGPTGRHAHHAVQIISSTTDVTVAHGRDASSTVLRAPTITIPSDLAHAIASSGTATIVFVDGDSAAGRRLSARCDGRPVGADTLTPAPVGDGGQIVSEVLALVDDTTVTAAPVTPAVAAVLAELADDPDAGTLVELAARTGLSPSRFSQRFAREVGIPLRSYRRWVRMLHAVEALAQGTSLTAAAHDAGFADSAHLTHTFRDHFGLAPTDLLAATRFQPPD
- a CDS encoding YdeI/OmpD-associated family protein, producing MADPSRRFTATVVSNAKRRVLVPLPFAPDDAWGHKPSHPVAGSVNGMGVRAVVEAIDDGWGIVLGPAWRRDCGIAPGDEVDVVLYPEGPQRDDLADDIAAALAAEPDAAAFFDGLAQFYRRAYLRWIDATKRRPDLRAERIVEVVDLLKAGIKERPR
- a CDS encoding thioredoxin family protein; this encodes MEVRILYFEDCPNVGLAEQRVREVSDGDPEIRVVSQRVADPGEAEAAGLHGSPTILIDGVDPFVEPGTETSWACRVFVSADGVQGAPSTEQLREAMGL